The Castanea sativa cultivar Marrone di Chiusa Pesio chromosome 11, ASM4071231v1 genome contains a region encoding:
- the LOC142615366 gene encoding protein LATERAL ROOT PRIMORDIUM 1-like, producing MLGLRDLVLIAPTPTMHQQNQPINSDHHPNLPIPSSASLGVSLGIFPLLTATPCITPPSNHGVQDCGNNSNNPNYYWSLKRGQEQSCGKKDGVNNNTTEDDDSEQMVENGMRVCKDCGNRAKKDCSHRRCRTCCKTRGFDCSTHVRSTWVPAARRRERKMLMVGGASTIGGGSSGSSSGVKRTRVVVPNFNVTSASHASTSNATTPRSIDISSRHQDASFKKSLPGQVCAPAVFRCHRVTTISDGAAEFVYQATVSISGHVFKGYLYDQGFDEKNAFPSISQLHLVSSGSGRKRDASSSPIVAPSNTHPAPVS from the exons ATGTTGGGTCTCCGAGACTTGGTTCTCATAGCTCCAACTCCAACCATGCACCAACAAAACCAACCCATTAACTCTGATCACCATCCCAACCTTCCCATACCTTCCTCAGCTTCACTTGGAGTTAGCCTCGGGATTTTCCCGCTCCTCACTGCCACTCCATGCATTACACCACCTTCTAATCATGGTGTCCAAGATTGTGGTAATAACTCAAATAACCCCAACTATTATTGGAGCCTAAAGAGAGGCCAAGAACAGAGTTGTGGCAAGAAAGATGGAGTAAATAACAACACTACTGAAGATGATGATTCTGAGCAAATGGTGGAGAATGGTATGAGAGTGTGCAAGGACTGTGGGAATAGAGCCAAGAAGGATTGTAGCCATAGGAGGTGTAGGACTTGTTGTAAGACTCGTGGTTTTGATTGTTCTACTCACGTGAGGAGCACGTGGGTGCCTGCAGCTAGAAGAAGGGAGAGGAAGATGTTAATGGTGGGTGGTGCTAGTACTATTGGTGGTGGTTCTTCTGGGTCTTCTTCTGGTGTTAAAAGGACAAGAGTTGTAGTGCCAAATTTTAATGTTACCAGTGCTTCTCACGCTTCTACTTCTAATGCTACCACTCCAAGGAGTATTGACATTAGCTCTAGACATCAAG ATGCAAGTTTTAAAAAGTCCTTACCAGGCCAAGTTTGTGCACCGGCGGTTTTTAGGTGTCACAGAGTCACTACCATCAGTGATGGTGCAGCTGAGTTTGTCTACCAGGCTACTGTGAGCATCAGTGGCCATGTATTTAAAGGGTATCTCTATGATCAAGGGTTTGATGAGAAAAATGCATTCCCAAGCATTTCACAACTGCATTTGGTAAGTAGTGGCAGTGGAAGGAAGAGGGACGCCTCTTCATCTCCAATTGTGGCTCCATCAAATACCCATCCGGCCCCTGTCAGCTGA